ATGGCGGCATCTCGGCCGAGGAGGCCGCGAAGGTGGCGGCGTATCTGCAGGCGGCGGGGGCGCAATAGCAGCGCCTGCGCCGCGCGGCTTGCATCGGAAGTCGCGGCGATCCTTCGAGACGCCCGCCTTCGGCGGGCTCCTCAGGATGAGGGCGGAGTGCGCGGTAACACTCCTGTTGCGGCACGACTGCCGGTTAGCCTCATCCTGAGGAGCGCGCCCTTGCGCGCGTCTCGAAGGACGAGGCGTTCGCTCCGGCGGATGCTCCCAATTCCCGCTACTCCGCGATCAGCTTCAGCCACGCGGCTGAATGAAACGCGCTCATCAACAGATACATCGGCACCATGCCGCCGAGCAAAGAGCCGTGCCCGGCGGCGCAGAGCATGTCCGCCGGGCCCTCGCCGAGCACGGCCGTCAGCAGCGCCATGATCGCGAAGGTCGGCGCGGCGGCCAGACCAAGCCATCGGGCGAGACGGCGCGCGGCCACCACGCCGTCGCGGCTGGCGCAGGCGGGACTAGTCACGGCCTTCCGCGGCCTCCTTGCGAAACGCCTTCTCCCCGGCATCGGTGACCTCGACCCATTTCCTGTCGGGCGCAGCACCTTCCGTATAGCTGTCGTGCCAGTTCCACCATTTGTAGGTCGGCGTCTGCGGATAGCCCTTTGGCGAGTCCTCCCAGACCTCCTGCCGGCCGAGCGGCGTGATATCGAGATAGTTCCAGGTGCCGCCCATCTGCTCGTCGCCGCGGCTCTTGACGAAATAGGTGCGAAAGATGCGCGTCCCGTCATGGTAGAACACATTCGTGCCATGCCATTCATCGACACCGAAATCGGCGTCGAAGCTGTCGGTGATCGTCACCCACGGCATGGTCCAGCCCATCCGCTTCTTCAGCCTGATGATGTCCGCCCGCGGCGCGCGCGAGGCGA
The sequence above is drawn from the Bradyrhizobium amphicarpaeae genome and encodes:
- a CDS encoding DUF899 domain-containing protein, with translation MMTSVEKAGTAMQTPPVVSPQDWEAARQQLLVKEKAHTRARDALAAERRRMPWMEVSKAYAFEGPGGKISLLDLFQGRRQLIVYRAFFEPGVFGWPDHACRGCSMVADQVADVAHLNARDTTLVFASRAPRADIIRLKKRMGWTMPWVTITDSFDADFGVDEWHGTNVFYHDGTRIFRTYFVKSRGDEQMGGTWNYLDITPLGRQEVWEDSPKGYPQTPTYKWWNWHDSYTEGAAPDRKWVEVTDAGEKAFRKEAAEGRD